In Fusobacterium canifelinum, a genomic segment contains:
- the glgB gene encoding 1,4-alpha-glucan branching protein GlgB, which produces MSGQMEQYLFHRGEYRQAYEYFGAHPTRNSTVFRIWAPSAKSVAVVGDFNDWTARDEDYCYKLTNEGIWEVEIKKIKKGNLYKYQIETSWGEKILKSDPYAFYSELRPQTASIINGKPKFRWADKRWLNNREIGYAKPINIYEVHLGSWKKKEDGTYYNYKEIAELLVEYMLEMNYTHIEIMPIIEYPFDGSWGYQGTGYYSVTSRYGTPEDFMYFVNYFHKNNLGVILDWVPGHFCKDSHGLYRFDGSACYEYEDPSLGENEWGSANFNVSRNEVRSFLLSNLYFWIKEFHIDGIRMDAISNMLYHRDGLSENKLSVEFLQYLNQSLHEEYPDVILVAEDSSAWPLVTKYQADGGLGFDFKWNMGWMNDTLKYMEQDPFFRKSHHGKLTFSFMYAFSENFILPLSHDEIVHGKNSILNKMPGYYEDKLAHVKNLYSYQMAHPGKKLNFMGNEFVQGLEWRYYEQLEWQLLKDNKGSQDIQKYVKALNKLYLEEEALWHDGQDGFEWIEHENINENMLIFLRKTPNIEDFIIAVFNFSGKDHEKYPLGVPLEEGEYEAILDSNEKKFGGSYQGRKRKYKAIKKSWNYREQYIEIKIAKNSAVFLKYKK; this is translated from the coding sequence ATGTCTGGACAAATGGAACAATATTTATTTCACCGTGGAGAATATAGGCAAGCCTATGAATATTTTGGAGCACACCCTACACGAAATTCAACTGTATTTCGGATATGGGCACCATCTGCAAAATCAGTAGCTGTTGTTGGAGATTTTAATGATTGGACAGCAAGAGATGAAGATTATTGTTATAAACTAACTAATGAAGGAATATGGGAAGTAGAAATTAAAAAAATAAAAAAAGGTAATTTATATAAATATCAAATTGAAACTTCTTGGGGAGAAAAAATATTAAAATCTGACCCCTATGCATTTTATTCTGAACTTAGACCTCAAACAGCTTCTATTATAAATGGAAAACCTAAGTTTCGTTGGGCTGATAAAAGATGGCTTAATAATAGAGAGATAGGCTATGCAAAACCAATTAATATATATGAAGTTCACCTTGGTTCTTGGAAGAAAAAAGAGGATGGAACTTACTATAATTATAAAGAAATAGCAGAATTATTAGTTGAATATATGTTAGAAATGAACTATACTCACATTGAAATTATGCCTATTATTGAATATCCTTTCGACGGTTCTTGGGGATATCAAGGTACAGGGTATTATTCTGTAACCAGTCGTTATGGTACACCAGAAGATTTCATGTATTTTGTAAACTATTTTCATAAGAATAATTTAGGTGTAATATTAGATTGGGTTCCTGGACATTTTTGTAAAGATTCACATGGACTATATCGTTTTGATGGTAGTGCTTGTTATGAATATGAAGATCCTTCTCTTGGAGAAAATGAATGGGGAAGTGCAAACTTTAATGTTTCAAGAAATGAAGTAAGAAGCTTTTTACTTTCTAATTTATACTTTTGGATAAAAGAATTTCATATTGATGGTATAAGAATGGATGCCATTTCTAATATGCTTTATCATAGAGATGGTTTAAGTGAAAATAAACTTTCAGTTGAATTTTTACAATATCTAAATCAAAGTTTACACGAAGAATATCCAGATGTAATATTGGTAGCAGAAGATTCTTCAGCTTGGCCATTGGTAACAAAATATCAAGCCGATGGTGGACTTGGTTTTGATTTCAAATGGAATATGGGTTGGATGAATGATACATTAAAATATATGGAACAAGATCCATTTTTTAGAAAATCACATCATGGAAAATTAACATTTTCTTTTATGTATGCTTTTTCAGAAAATTTTATTTTACCATTATCACATGATGAAATAGTGCATGGAAAAAATTCTATTCTGAATAAAATGCCAGGATATTATGAAGATAAATTAGCTCATGTTAAAAATTTATATTCTTATCAAATGGCTCATCCAGGTAAAAAATTAAATTTTATGGGGAATGAATTTGTTCAAGGTTTAGAATGGAGATACTATGAGCAATTAGAATGGCAATTATTAAAAGATAACAAAGGTTCACAAGATATTCAAAAATATGTTAAGGCTTTGAATAAGTTATATTTAGAAGAAGAAGCTCTTTGGCATGATGGACAAGATGGTTTTGAATGGATAGAACATGAAAATATAAATGAAAATATGTTGATATTTTTAAGAAAAACTCCTAACATAGAAGATTTTATTATAGCAGTATTTAATTTTTCTGGAAAAGATCATGAAAAATACCCTCTTGGAGTTCCACTGGAAGAGGGAGAATATGAAGCTATTTTAGATAGTAATGAAAAAAAATTTGGTGGTTCTTATCAAGGAAGAAAAAGAAAATACAAAGCAATTAAAAAATCTTGGAATTATAGAGAGCAGTACATAGAAATAAAAATTGCTAAAAATTCAGCTGTATTTTTAAAATATAAAAAGTAA
- a CDS encoding glucose-1-phosphate adenylyltransferase: MKKKRIIAMILAGGQGTRLKELTEDLAKPAVAFGGKYRIIDFTLTNCSNSGIDTVGVLTQYEPRILNNHIGRGSPWDLDRMDGGVTVLQPHTRKNDEKGWYKGTANAIYQNIKFIEEYDPEYILILSGDHIYKMNYDKMLQFHIQKNADVTIGVFKVPLADASSFGIMNTRDDMSIYEFEEKPKEPKSDLASMGIYIFNWQLLKKFLDEDEKDPNSSNDFGKNIIPSMLNDGKKMFAYPFKGYWRDVGTIQSFWDAHMDLLSDDNELDLFDKSWRVNTRQGIYTPSYFTKESKIKNTLIDKGCLVEGEIEHSIIFSGVKIGKNSKIIDSIIMADTEIGDNVIIKKAIIANDVKIADNILIGDGEKIAVVGEKKIIDSQSLVK; this comes from the coding sequence ATGAAGAAAAAAAGAATTATTGCTATGATATTAGCAGGAGGACAAGGGACTCGTCTAAAAGAATTAACAGAGGACTTAGCAAAACCAGCTGTAGCTTTTGGGGGAAAGTACCGAATAATTGATTTTACTTTAACAAATTGTTCTAATTCAGGAATAGATACTGTTGGTGTCTTAACTCAATATGAACCTCGCATATTAAATAATCATATTGGTAGAGGTTCTCCTTGGGATTTAGATAGAATGGATGGTGGAGTTACAGTATTACAACCTCATACAAGAAAAAATGATGAAAAAGGTTGGTATAAGGGAACAGCTAATGCTATCTATCAAAATATAAAATTTATAGAAGAATATGATCCAGAATACATTTTAATTTTATCAGGCGATCATATCTATAAAATGAATTATGATAAAATGTTACAATTTCATATTCAAAAAAATGCAGATGTTACAATAGGAGTTTTTAAAGTTCCTTTAGCAGATGCATCAAGTTTTGGAATTATGAATACAAGAGATGATATGTCTATATATGAATTTGAAGAAAAACCTAAAGAGCCAAAAAGTGATTTAGCTTCAATGGGAATATATATTTTTAATTGGCAATTATTAAAAAAATTTTTAGATGAAGATGAAAAAGATCCTAATTCAAGTAATGATTTTGGAAAAAATATAATTCCAAGTATGTTAAATGATGGTAAAAAGATGTTTGCATATCCATTTAAAGGATATTGGAGAGATGTTGGAACTATTCAAAGTTTCTGGGATGCACATATGGATTTATTATCAGATGATAATGAGCTTGATCTATTTGATAAGTCTTGGAGAGTAAATACAAGACAAGGTATATATACTCCATCTTATTTTACTAAGGAATCAAAAATCAAAAATACCTTAATAGATAAAGGTTGTCTTGTAGAAGGAGAAATAGAACATTCTATTATATTTTCTGGTGTTAAAATAGGTAAAAATTCTAAAATTATAGATTCTATAATTATGGCGGATACCGAAATTGGTGACAATGTAATTATTAAAAAAGCTATAATAGCAAATGATGTGAAAATAGCAGATAATATACTTATTGGTGATGGTGAAAAAATTGCTGTTGTAGGGGAGAAAAAAATTATAGATAGTCAATCATTAGTAAAATAA
- the glgD gene encoding glucose-1-phosphate adenylyltransferase subunit GlgD codes for MIRNYMAIIYLGDSKENISPLTKVRALASIPVGGSYRIIDFSLSNVVNAGIRNVGLFCGNEELNSLTDHIGMGAEWDLARKKDGIFIFKRMLDDNFSLNQSRISKNMEYFFRSTQQNIVVLNAHMVYNLDVSDLIEKHEASGKEITMVYKKVKKANEHFNHCSSVKIDENNRVVGIGQNLFFKEEENISLDAFVLSKELMLKLLVDSIQEGKYNVLSELIARNLPSLNINAYEFKGYLQCINSTREYFNFNMNLLKSEIRDDVFGIKSGRKILTKVKDTPPTLFKETANVENSLVSNGCIIEGTVKNSILSRGAIIEKDVILEDCVILQDCHIKAGAHLKNVIVDKNNIIHENEKLSASKEYPLVIEKSMKWNTKQYQDLMDYIRNK; via the coding sequence ATGATAAGAAATTATATGGCAATTATTTATTTAGGTGATAGCAAAGAAAATATAAGTCCTTTAACTAAAGTTAGGGCTTTGGCATCTATTCCTGTTGGAGGTTCATATAGAATTATAGATTTTTCTTTATCTAATGTAGTTAATGCTGGAATAAGAAATGTTGGTTTATTTTGTGGAAATGAAGAATTAAACTCTTTAACTGATCATATTGGTATGGGAGCTGAATGGGATTTAGCAAGAAAAAAAGATGGAATATTTATCTTTAAAAGAATGTTGGATGATAACTTTTCTTTAAATCAATCACGAATCAGTAAAAATATGGAATACTTTTTCAGAAGTACTCAACAAAATATTGTAGTTTTAAATGCACATATGGTTTATAATTTAGATGTAAGTGATTTAATTGAAAAACATGAAGCCTCAGGAAAAGAAATAACAATGGTCTATAAAAAAGTTAAAAAAGCCAATGAACATTTTAACCACTGTTCTTCAGTAAAAATTGATGAAAATAATCGTGTTGTTGGAATAGGACAAAATTTATTCTTTAAAGAAGAAGAAAATATTTCTTTAGATGCTTTTGTTTTGAGTAAAGAACTTATGTTGAAGTTGCTAGTTGACAGTATACAAGAAGGAAAATATAATGTACTTTCTGAGTTAATTGCAAGAAATTTACCTTCTTTAAATATAAATGCCTATGAATTTAAAGGATATTTACAATGTATAAATTCTACAAGAGAATATTTTAATTTTAATATGAATTTATTAAAGTCTGAAATAAGAGATGATGTCTTCGGAATAAAATCAGGTAGAAAAATACTTACAAAAGTAAAAGATACTCCACCTACTCTTTTTAAAGAAACAGCTAATGTAGAAAATTCATTAGTTTCTAATGGATGTATTATTGAAGGTACAGTTAAAAATAGTATTCTTTCAAGAGGTGCTATCATAGAAAAAGATGTAATTTTAGAAGACTGTGTAATTTTACAAGATTGTCATATTAAAGCAGGAGCACATTTAAAAAATGTTATAGTAGATAAAAATAATATTATTCATGAAAATGAAAAATTATCTGCTTCAAAAGAATATCCATTAGTTATAGAAAAGAGTATGAAATGGAATACAAAACAATATCAAGATTTAATGGATTATATTAGAAATAAATAA